GCTTCGCCGGACTGGGCTCGCCGTTCCACGACATGACCGAGCAGGAGCGGGCGCTGCTCCTGTCCGCGGCGGAATTCTCCTACGCCCGCTTCCTGGAACTGGTTAGCCATGCCAGGCGGATGCCCCAGCACAAGGTGAAGGACCTGGCGGGCGGCCGCGTGTACAGCGGGGCCCGGGCGGTCGCGGCGGGCCTGGCGGATCGCGAGGGCGGCCTGCTCGATGCGATTGGCGAGGCGCGGGCCGCCGCCGGCATCGGGGCGGATCACGAGGTCGAGATCGCCTACCTGCCGCAGCAAAGGCCCTTCCTGCTGTCCGACGATCCGCTCGTCTTCTTCGACGCGGCCGCCGAGTTGCGCAGGGCGGCCGAGCGCGCGGCGCGCTGGACGCGGGCGCAGGTCTGGCTCCTCGATCCGCGCCTGGCGCCATGAAGATCCATGGAGGAGGTCGCGCGGATCCTGGGGCTCGACGTGGGCTCGCGGACCATCGGCGTGGCCGTCAGCGATCCCCTCGGCCTCACCGCACAGGGCGCGGGCGTGATCAAGCGGGTGTCAGCGGCCGCTGACGTAGATGAAATCAGCCGCCTGGCCAATCTTTACCATGCCGAAACGATCGTGGTAGGCTACCCCGTGAGCTTGGGCGGATCGATCGGCCCGCAGGCTCGGTCGGTAGATGCGTTCATAGAGCGCCTCGAGGCGGCCGGCCACCGGATCGAGCGAGAAGACGAGCGCTTCACCACCAAGATCGCCCAGCAGGTGCTCATCGCCGCGGACGTTTCCAGGGCCAAGCGCAAGCAGGTGATCGATCAACAAGCGGCCATCTTGATCCTCCAGGCCTACCTCGATCGCAAGCGGCGGCAAGAAAGGACACCCTGACATGGAACTCGAAGAAGATCTCGGCGAAGAAGCCGAAAACCTGATCACGCTGCAGGACGAGGAAGGCAACGAGCACGAGTTCGCGGTTGTCGACATCATCGCGGTGG
This genomic interval from Candidatus Tanganyikabacteria bacterium contains the following:
- the ruvX gene encoding Holliday junction resolvase RuvX, whose protein sequence is MEEVARILGLDVGSRTIGVAVSDPLGLTAQGAGVIKRVSAAADVDEISRLANLYHAETIVVGYPVSLGGSIGPQARSVDAFIERLEAAGHRIEREDERFTTKIAQQVLIAADVSRAKRKQVIDQQAAILILQAYLDRKRRQERTP